In Spiroplasma clarkii, the DNA window AAGAGTTTAATATTGGACCTACAAATGAACTAATTAGTGCTTTAATGGTGAGAAATAAAGATTCAAAAAAATGGGTAATTGGATTGCATGGTTTTAAAAGAAACAAATATATGGGTTTAAGAAATGTCTTTCACCTTTATGATAAAGGCTATAACATTGTTTGTTTTGATGGGTTTGCCCATGGCTTGACTTATGGCAAATACTCAGACTTTGGTTTGACAAACTCCAAAGTATTAAATGATGTTATTATGTGATTAAAAAACACCTATGAGGTGGAAGAGATTGGGGTTTTTGGTACAAGCATGGGGGCAACAACCTCATTATATTTTGCTAAAAAATATTATGAAAAAAATAAAGTTGACTGGTTAATTGCAGATTGTCCCTTTACTCAGGCAGTACCTCAAATTAGATTTTTCTTACAAAAATACTTAATAATTCCATGATGATTAATGTCACTGGGGATTAACCGAAACTTTAGAAGATATGCAAAATTAAATATTAAAGATGTTGATCTATTAAAAGAGGATAATGACATTAGTGATTTAAAGGTTTTGTTTATTCATGGTAAAAAAGATGACTTTATTATGTATAACAATTCTCTGGTTTTATATCATTTAAAAAGCCTTACTGAAAAAACAAAACAAAGTGAAATAATCTTATATGACAATGCAAAGCATTCTAGCTCAATGCATAAAAATTTAGATGATTACATCTATAAAACCCTGGATTTTATCAGTAAATAAAACATTTAGCTAAACCATACCAAGTAGTATGGTTTTTTATTTAACAGTAAATATTTAGAGATCTCACTTGATTAGGTCATTTTAAAGTATTTTAAATTCTTTTAAACTTTTTTAAACTTTTGGTTTACAATAAAACTAAGGAGATATTTTCATAATTAAGTATATATAAATAAAAATTATTGCAAATTCTCCAAAATAGATAAATGAGTTTTCTCATAAAGGAGGTATCTAAATGAGTAAGGATTCTAAGCAAATTGTTACCCTTGTTGAAATTTCTCAACAAGTTGGTGGTGAAAACAATGTTAAAGATGTTTATCATTGTGCAACCCGAATGCGTATCACATTAAATGATAGCACACTTGCAAATCTTGAAAATTTAAAAGCAATCCCCATCATTAAAGGTGCATTATTTGCCAATGGAGAATTGCAACTAATTATTGGGGCAGAAGTTTCTAGATTAACTTCAGATTTTAAAAACTATTTAAATAAAACAACAACTAAACCAAATAATGGAGGTTTTGTAGTTAATGCTCAAACAGATACTAGCAAATTTTCAATTTGAAAAAAATTGTTAAAATCTGTATCAGCAATATTTGGTCCCTTGATTCCATTTTTGATTGGGGTGGGGCTAATTTTAGCACTACAACAGCTATTATATCGAGCAGGAGCTGTGGTTATTCCTGATTATGGCAATATGACTTTAGGAGTTGATTATAACCTCTTTGATTATATTTTAGATGTCATTGCAGGAACTGGGTTTAAAATGATGGGAGTTATTGCCATGTGATCTACTGTTAGATATTGTGGTGGTAAAACTCCAACTGCACTTGCCTTAGGATTGATTATGATTTCACCAGTCCTAATTGGAGGTGGAGTCTTAATGTTTTCAATTGGAAACTGAGATATTAAAGTTGGTCCTTATTACTCAACAATGTTGGTTTTTATTGTTATGGGAGTTTTAGTGGCCTATGGCCAAAAAACCTTAGAAAAATACTTGCATCCAGTTGCCAACTTTATTTTAAATCCCTTAGCAACCTTATTGGTTGGGGGTTTGCTAGCATTCTTTGTCATGGGACCAATTATGGGAATTGTTGAAAATGCAATGTTAGTTGCTTTTAACTGATTTATGACTCTACCAATTGGGATTGGAACTATGATTGTAGGATTAACTTGACAACCACTTGTGGTTTTAGGTGTTCACAATATCTTGTTCTTTGCAGCTGTTACTGCCATGAGTTCAGGACCATCTCTTTTCTTAGCAGCAGCATTTGCAGCTGCTTGAGCACAAATGGGAGCAACTATCGGAGTTGCTTTAAAATCACAAAAAAATATTGATAGATCTGCAGCAATTGCTGCAGCAGTACCTGGAATTATTTCAGGACCAACTGAATCTTGTATTTATGCAGTTAACTTACCTAAAGGATTACCATTTATTACTGGAACAATTGCTGGTGCAATTGGAGGTTGATTAATTGGAATCTTTGGAGTTGATTTAGATAATCTAGCTGGTCTTGGAGGAATTGTTGGTTTCCTAGCATATACTGATGACTTAGTTGCTGCAATTTTAATAGACCTAGGTTCATTTGCTTTAGGAATTGGTTTAACTTATTTACTATGAGTTGAACATAAATCTGAAAAATTACTTGCTTTAAAAACACTAAAATATTTAAACAGTGTTAAATATTTTGCAAGCAAAAATGATTTTCAAGCAATTGCAGCAAAAAAATCAATCAAAAAAATTCTTGGTAATAGAAAAAATCTAGACCTTGCAAATGAATTAAAAACATTACAAAGTCTAGCTAATGGCTTACAATCTGTAGATAGTGAAGCTTGCGAGCTGATTAAAAATTTTACAAAAAATTACGACGCACTAAAAACTGATAAAGACTTTAGACAAAAATTGAATAATAAGTTAGTAAAAATTGAATCTCCACGTCAAGCAAATGTTAATAATACTTATGAAGCTATTAAAAAAGATATTGTTAACTTAAAACAGCTTGCACCTGCAGCTAAGGCTTATGGTAAACTTACTGCAAGAAATGAAAATTTAGATTTTACTTTAAATCGTCTTTTACAAATTAAGGCAACCAAACAAGCTAAACTAGATGCCAAATTGCAAAAACAATTGGCAAGTCTTGGTGGTGTTGATGAAAAAACCAAAATGATGATGACAAATCTTGAAAGTTGAAAACAAACTAGAATTAATGATTTAAATCAAAAAATTTTAGATACACAAAAATCAATGGATGAGAAAGAAAAACTTTTACAAACAGAGATTTCAAATCATTATGGTATCTTGGTAAAACAACTTGAAGAATTTGAAAAAATAACAAATGAAAACTTAACAGAATTTAAAAACAGATTCTTCAATGATTTACATGATAAGGAAATTAAAGCAGAACGTATTTAAGCAAAGTTAATTGCTTAACAAAAACCCCTTGCCGAGCAAGGGGTTTTATTATTTTTCTTTCACTTGTTTTTTTCTTTCATTGATATTTTTTTCACATTCAACTTTTTGTTTTTCAGCACGTTCTTCAATAACTTTTGTGAAAGCTCACATTTTCTCTCTTTTTAAAAATCCCATAAAACGAACATAGTTCACATTAAGCGGTTTAAAGTTAACTCTACCAATGTCTACTGTTTTTAAAATACGGGCAATCTTTTTGTTCAGAAGGACTTGATCTTGTGCTTTCAATAACTTTTGCTTGTGCTCTTCAGGAAATTCATGAATATTTTTATACATATTTTCTACACATCCGTATTTTGTCACTAACTTTACTGCCGTACTAAAATGCATTCCTCGAATACCTTTGATGTTATCAGAATGGTCTCCAATTAAACTCTTCATATCTGGTATTTGACAAGGACGACAACCATATTTTTCTAAAACTTCTTTTTCAGTTACTATTTCTTTTTTTGCCTTTTTTGATTGTTGTGAAATAACATTTACATTTTTTGAAACTAATTGATAGGTGTCTTTATCATTTGAAATAATATCAACATCATAACCTAATTTAACAGCAATCCTACTGATTGTACCCATAATGTCATCACCCTCATATTTAGATTTTTCATATCAAGGAATGTTTGCTGCAGTTAAAAAGTCTCTAACTAATTGCATTTGGGGTACTAAATCACAAGGGGTGTCCTTTCTTGTGGCTTTATATGCTGGATATAATTCTTTTCTTCAGCACTCTTGGCCAACATCAAAAGTTACAATAACTGTATAGTATTCACCACTATCAATCATTTCTTGGATTTTGGCTACAAAAACATAGACAGCATTAATTAAAATACCATTACGGTTTGTGGCTATTTTTTTTCTTTTTAAAGAACCATAATAACCCTTATGCAACAGGTGGTAACCGTCGACAAGAACTATTTTTTTCCTTTCTTCTTGTTGTGTAGACATACTAGTTTTTCCTTTCTAAAAATATGCTTGAGATTGATAGATAATTTCACAATAACTTTTTATTGCTGCTAAAAAACTTAAATCAGTAATTTTAAAATCAAAAATTACTCAATCATCTTCAAATAATTTATTTAGATCTATAATTTCAAGATTGTTTAAAGTATTAGTAATAAATTTAATTTGTGAAATTTTGAATTTTATTTTGACATGGAATAACAATTGTAGTTCTCGAACCAATACATCTTTTAATAATTGAATGGCACCATTACTGTAAGCTCTTTGTAAGCCTCCAGTTCCAAGTTTAATGCCCCCATAATATCTAACACAAAAAATAACTACATTTGTGAGTTCATTAACTTGTATTAACTTTAAAAGTGGTTCCCCAGCAGTTCCAGTAGGTTCCCCATCATTGTTATAACCATAATTGTTATTTTCTAAACCAATTTTGTATGCTCAACAATTATGTCGAGCACTTGTGCTTTTATGTTTTTTAATAAAGTTTTCTAATTCAGTCTTGGTATTAACTATACCAATGTAAGTAATGAACCTTGACTTTAAGATGACTTCTTCAAACATATAAACCTTGTTTTCTTGAAGAACTTTCATATAAAATCCCTTTCATTACAATAATATTCTACCTTTTTTCCTGTCAAAATGAAAGAGACATAATGAGTTTTTATTATTTTTAATAAAAAAATGCTCAAAAATAAGTAAAACAATTTAGATGAGAAGTTATCTAAAAATTGAGTAAAATACGGAATTTGGTTCTGAATTTAAGTCATTTTTGGTAATAAAATGAAAGCGGAAAAGAGGAAAAAAATATGAAAAAACTTACCAATTGATTAAAAATTTTTGCTGGTTTAAGTTTGGTCACAACTCCCATATCACTAGTTGTATCATGTGGAAGCACTAACAAACCTAAACTAGATGAACATGTAAAGACATTTGCAAAAATGCCAACCCAGAAAACTCAGGAGAAAACCTAACCTTCTCAGAGAACTTTTCAACAGGGTATAAAACCACAGCAGACATTTCAAGACAAAAAAATGATGGAGTGCCTTTTGCCAAGTACTGGATGCCAAAAGGACAAAAAGAAAGTGAGTTTGGCTATTCTGATAAAAGTGATTTAATAAATAGTTTTATGAACTATAATCCACAAACAGATAAAGATGCTAAATTTAATGTTGCTAGTGTCCCTCTAGCAACTAGACAACAAGCTGCAGGGTCAAACCAAAATCAAGATAAAACAGGTACTACTCGCCATCATGCCATGGGAGTAGTTAACAAAAACACTTCAGGAACTCCAGCTCAAGGAAATCATAACTTTGATGGTTATAATTTTACTAATTGATCTTATGTTGATGAATACACAGGTTGAGCTGGAGCCATTAATGAAGGAATTATTGTTTTACCAAGTGCTGACATCATTGATGCTGCTCACACCAATGGAACAGAAATGTTGGGGATAATTTACTTTGATGGATTTTTTGGTTTAACAGCAGATGCTTTAAAAGGGTTCTTTGATAAAGATGAAGCTGGAAACTACAAAATTGTTGACAAACACATAGAAGTTGCTGACTACTTTGGCTTTGATGGATGATTTTGAAACAATCAAGCTAATGCTAACCCAGGAACTGTTGATGAAGCAGAAGTAACTGCTGTTATGGCACAGTACTCTGCTAAAGTAAAACAACAAAATAAAAAGCAAAGAATAGTTATGTATCACAATGCTTTGGGTTATGGAGACCAATTAGCAACAGATTACTTAACTAATGGAGCTGATAACTATATTAGTGACTTTGGTTTTAGTAATGGCCAAAAACTAGAAAATGCTAACGATAAAGAATATGCTTTTAAAAATCACACTATGATTAATATTAACTCATATTGAGGTTCTTTAAAACAAGGAAACTATGACTTTAACTATGAAGTTAAAGGTAAAAATGGTTACAGCACTTCTTATGCTTCATTTGCCATGGCAGACACTTATAAAGATTTTGCCCAAGGTAGTGGAGTTGGCATCAAGCAATCAATCAATAAACAAAAAAACTTTAGAGACAATGATAAAGCCTTATTTGTTGGACCTCATGGAGATCCATCACAAGTAACTGATAAAGAAACAGGAATAGCTCCAATAATTGGGGAAAGAACCCCAATTATTGGAGAACAATTTAGTACTAATTTTTCAACAGGAAATGGAATTGACTTTTATAGTGGCGGTCAAAAAGTCAGTGATGAACAATTTATTTGAAACCACCGAGGAGTCACAGACATCATGCCCACTTACCAATGGATTGTTGAAAATACTAATGGCAATAACTTTGGAGCTGATTTTAGTTATGAAAAAGCTTATGCCAAAGGAAACAGTGTTTCATTTGCTGCAAAAGAATGAGATGAAAACAATGCCAAATATATTGGTGGAAACTTAAAAACCAATGGTAAAACTAAAGCTAAATTGTTTGGTTCAAATATGAAAATTTCAAACCAAAAAATTTCAATGAAAGTTTCTGCAATGAGAGAAGCTATTGATTTAATTACTAAATCTGACCCAAGTATCAATTTTGCCTTTGAATTAAAATTTGCTAATGGAGGAGAAAAAACAATAACTCCAACCAGCGTTGAATTTGTTAAAGGTTCACAAAATTGATATGACTTAGAAA includes these proteins:
- a CDS encoding alpha/beta hydrolase; the protein is MDYKKSLKKIKRYHYNWFNITIMIILFPIVLILSIICSIAFVPYLFKYTRSGKYNGVEFNTYEHLLYDLKVKKIENFNINENQIKEFNIGPTNELISALMVRNKDSKKWVIGLHGFKRNKYMGLRNVFHLYDKGYNIVCFDGFAHGLTYGKYSDFGLTNSKVLNDVIMWLKNTYEVEEIGVFGTSMGATTSLYFAKKYYEKNKVDWLIADCPFTQAVPQIRFFLQKYLIIPWWLMSLGINRNFRRYAKLNIKDVDLLKEDNDISDLKVLFIHGKKDDFIMYNNSLVLYHLKSLTEKTKQSEIILYDNAKHSSSMHKNLDDYIYKTLDFISK
- a CDS encoding 5'-3' exonuclease; this encodes MSTQQEERKKIVLVDGYHLLHKGYYGSLKRKKIATNRNGILINAVYVFVAKIQEMIDSGEYYTVIVTFDVGQECWRKELYPAYKATRKDTPCDLVPQMQLVRDFLTAANIPWYEKSKYEGDDIMGTISRIAVKLGYDVDIISNDKDTYQLVSKNVNVISQQSKKAKKEIVTEKEVLEKYGCRPCQIPDMKSLIGDHSDNIKGIRGMHFSTAVKLVTKYGCVENMYKNIHEFPEEHKQKLLKAQDQVLLNKKIARILKTVDIGRVNFKPLNVNYVRFMGFLKREKMWAFTKVIEERAEKQKVECEKNINERKKQVKEK
- a CDS encoding IMPACT family protein, whose translation is MKVLQENKVYMFEEVILKSRFITYIGIVNTKTELENFIKKHKSTSARHNCWAYKIGLENNNYGYNNDGEPTGTAGEPLLKLIQVNELTNVVIFCVRYYGGIKLGTGGLQRAYSNGAIQLLKDVLVRELQLLFHVKIKFKISQIKFITNTLNNLEIIDLNKLFEDDWVIFDFKITDLSFLAAIKSYCEIIYQSQAYF
- a CDS encoding endo-beta-N-acetylglucosaminidase → MPKGQKESEFGYSDKSDLINSFMNYNPQTDKDAKFNVASVPLATRQQAAGSNQNQDKTGTTRHHAMGVVNKNTSGTPAQGNHNFDGYNFTNWSYVDEYTGWAGAINEGIIVLPSADIIDAAHTNGTEMLGIIYFDGFFGLTADALKGFFDKDEAGNYKIVDKHIEVADYFGFDGWFWNNQANANPGTVDEAEVTAVMAQYSAKVKQQNKKQRIVMYHNALGYGDQLATDYLTNGADNYISDFGFSNGQKLENANDKEYAFKNHTMININSYWGSLKQGNYDFNYEVKGKNGYSTSYASFAMADTYKDFAQGSGVGIKQSINKQKNFRDNDKALFVGPHGDPSQVTDKETGIAPIIGERTPIIGEQFSTNFSTGNGIDFYSGGQKVSDEQFIWNHRGVTDIMPTYQWIVENTNGNNFGADFSYEKAYAKGNSVSFAAKEWDENNAKYIGGNLKTNGKTKAKLFGSNMKISNQKISMKVSAMREAIDLITKSDPSINFAFELKFANGGEKTITPTSVEFVKGSQNWYDLETDLSEFSGDTLTEIGISFTGTKDLDKVFVDLGELAVTKPSLESKLDFVDDIKYEYLIKDHDFNTANIRMYWDAAPGTVERYEVYQIVNGEYKILGTTRTNAYFVENIDLSLGDKIAVKAINKYDENDFKITIRGINH
- a CDS encoding PTS transporter subunit EIIB; the protein is MSKDSKQIVTLVEISQQVGGENNVKDVYHCATRMRITLNDSTLANLENLKAIPIIKGALFANGELQLIIGAEVSRLTSDFKNYLNKTTTKPNNGGFVVNAQTDTSKFSIWKKLLKSVSAIFGPLIPFLIGVGLILALQQLLYRAGAVVIPDYGNMTLGVDYNLFDYILDVIAGTGFKMMGVIAMWSTVRYCGGKTPTALALGLIMISPVLIGGGVLMFSIGNWDIKVGPYYSTMLVFIVMGVLVAYGQKTLEKYLHPVANFILNPLATLLVGGLLAFFVMGPIMGIVENAMLVAFNWFMTLPIGIGTMIVGLTWQPLVVLGVHNILFFAAVTAMSSGPSLFLAAAFAAAWAQMGATIGVALKSQKNIDRSAAIAAAVPGIISGPTESCIYAVNLPKGLPFITGTIAGAIGGWLIGIFGVDLDNLAGLGGIVGFLAYTDDLVAAILIDLGSFALGIGLTYLLWVEHKSEKLLALKTLKYLNSVKYFASKNDFQAIAAKKSIKKILGNRKNLDLANELKTLQSLANGLQSVDSEACELIKNFTKNYDALKTDKDFRQKLNNKLVKIESPRQANVNNTYEAIKKDIVNLKQLAPAAKAYGKLTARNENLDFTLNRLLQIKATKQAKLDAKLQKQLASLGGVDEKTKMMMTNLESWKQTRINDLNQKILDTQKSMDEKEKLLQTEISNHYGILVKQLEEFEKITNENLTEFKNRFFNDLHDKEIKAERI